One window of Peteryoungia desertarenae genomic DNA carries:
- a CDS encoding RNA polymerase sigma factor, translated as MDEPVEIVGKRLVAFLPNLRRFAISLCRARDVADDLVQQTCERALAGAHGFDPDTRFDAWVFKILRNLWLDQLRRRNTAGPMVDLDDVPDLAVPSGEAESDARLALARVEAALQSLAPDQREVLVLVCIEELSYRDAAEVLEIPIGTVMSRLARARKALAELTGINPEAKRSSS; from the coding sequence ATGGATGAACCCGTCGAGATTGTCGGCAAGCGCCTGGTTGCATTTCTGCCTAATCTCCGTCGCTTTGCAATATCGCTGTGTCGGGCGCGCGACGTGGCGGATGATCTTGTGCAGCAGACCTGCGAGCGCGCCCTTGCCGGGGCGCATGGCTTTGACCCGGACACCCGTTTTGACGCCTGGGTTTTCAAGATCTTGCGCAATCTATGGCTTGATCAACTGCGCCGTCGAAACACCGCCGGGCCCATGGTCGATCTTGATGACGTGCCCGATCTGGCCGTGCCTTCGGGTGAGGCGGAAAGCGATGCGCGACTGGCGCTCGCCCGCGTCGAGGCCGCCTTGCAATCCCTGGCGCCCGACCAGCGGGAAGTGCTGGTCCTGGTCTGCATCGAAGAACTGAGCTACCGCGACGCGGCAGAGGTGCTCGAAATTCCGATCGGGACCGTGATGAGCCGCCTTGCCCGTGCCCGTAAAGCCCTTGCCGAGCTGACGGGAATAAATCCTGAAGCCAAACGTTCTTCGTCGTAA
- a CDS encoding HAMP domain-containing methyl-accepting chemotaxis protein → MTIRVKLLACISLLSAAIVAISLFSFYAVAKEAELANSIVEDRVIPMEQLKIIADSYAVNIVDTAHRVRSGEFTAEQGVSNINTALDAIEREWAAYMATKLTAEEKAMADAFAAMRSSADAGVAELIDILQRQDRSALMEYNDTKLYPTIDPLGGEISKLIELQIRVAKENLAEGNQFKALLTTFMIALTLIAALVAAFSIWTVLKGVIKPVNAITDAMRQLAAGNLDVAIYGEGRTDEIGGMASSVAVFRDNARERVRLEKEANDNRSLSEKERLAREQQQAEEAAEVRHAVDAIGHALQQLSDGKLNYRISQNFAERLDQIRVDFNGAMAKLEDTLRQVGQNAQGIAAGSSQIRAAADDLAKRTEQQAASVEETAAALEQITTTVSDSSQRAEEAGRLVSETRRSAEQSGAIVTRAVDAMHEIETSSKEISNIIGVIDEIAFQTNLLALNAGVEAARAGEAGKGFAVVAQEVRELAQRSASAAKEIKALISKSGDQVKNGVELVTETGKALEQIVSQVKAVSTNVTAIVEASKEQATGLTEINRAVNTMDQGTQQNAAMVEESTAASHSLAKEAEALFTLIGRFEVGPAAWSGAAPAPVAAKASGATPAASPARRLINKVTGAFNGNAAVKSEQWEDF, encoded by the coding sequence ATGACCATCCGCGTCAAACTTCTCGCATGCATTTCGCTGCTTTCAGCCGCCATCGTCGCCATCTCGCTGTTTTCCTTCTATGCGGTCGCAAAAGAAGCAGAGCTCGCCAATTCCATTGTCGAGGATCGCGTTATCCCAATGGAACAACTCAAGATCATCGCAGACAGCTATGCGGTCAATATCGTGGACACGGCCCACCGGGTCCGATCCGGTGAGTTCACCGCGGAACAAGGCGTTTCGAACATCAACACAGCGCTGGACGCGATCGAACGCGAATGGGCTGCCTATATGGCCACCAAACTGACCGCCGAGGAGAAGGCTATGGCCGACGCCTTCGCTGCAATGCGCAGTTCGGCCGATGCCGGCGTGGCCGAACTGATCGATATCCTCCAGAGGCAAGACCGGTCCGCTCTGATGGAATACAATGACACGAAGCTTTATCCGACCATCGATCCGCTGGGCGGCGAGATCTCGAAGCTGATCGAACTGCAGATCCGCGTCGCCAAGGAAAACCTGGCTGAAGGCAATCAGTTCAAGGCTTTGCTCACGACCTTCATGATTGCGCTAACGTTGATCGCAGCCCTGGTCGCCGCCTTCTCCATCTGGACCGTGCTGAAGGGGGTCATCAAGCCCGTCAACGCCATCACGGATGCGATGCGGCAACTGGCTGCGGGCAATCTCGACGTCGCCATCTATGGCGAAGGCCGGACCGATGAGATCGGCGGCATGGCATCCTCGGTCGCCGTTTTCCGCGACAATGCCAGAGAACGCGTCCGGCTTGAAAAAGAGGCGAATGACAACCGTTCGCTTTCGGAAAAGGAGCGGCTTGCCCGCGAGCAGCAGCAGGCCGAAGAGGCCGCCGAGGTGCGCCATGCGGTCGATGCGATTGGCCATGCCTTGCAGCAGCTTTCCGATGGCAAACTCAACTACCGGATTTCACAGAATTTTGCCGAGCGGCTGGACCAAATCCGCGTCGATTTCAATGGCGCCATGGCGAAGCTGGAGGATACGCTGCGCCAGGTTGGCCAGAATGCCCAGGGCATTGCCGCCGGCTCAAGCCAGATCCGCGCTGCGGCCGATGATCTGGCCAAGCGTACCGAACAGCAGGCGGCCTCCGTCGAGGAAACCGCTGCGGCGCTGGAGCAGATCACCACCACAGTGTCGGATTCCAGCCAGCGCGCGGAAGAAGCAGGACGTCTTGTCAGCGAGACACGCCGTTCGGCTGAACAGTCCGGCGCGATCGTGACCCGCGCTGTCGATGCCATGCATGAAATCGAGACGTCCTCGAAGGAAATCTCCAACATCATTGGCGTGATTGACGAAATTGCCTTCCAGACCAATCTTCTGGCGCTCAATGCCGGCGTGGAAGCGGCACGCGCCGGGGAAGCCGGCAAGGGCTTTGCGGTCGTTGCCCAGGAGGTGCGCGAACTGGCGCAGCGTTCTGCGAGCGCCGCGAAGGAAATCAAGGCGCTGATTTCCAAGTCTGGCGATCAGGTGAAAAACGGCGTCGAACTCGTCACCGAAACCGGCAAGGCGCTGGAGCAGATCGTTTCCCAGGTCAAGGCCGTGAGCACGAATGTGACGGCGATCGTCGAGGCCTCGAAGGAACAGGCGACGGGGCTGACGGAAATCAACCGTGCCGTGAACACCATGGACCAGGGTACGCAGCAGAACGCGGCCATGGTGGAGGAATCGACCGCCGCCAGCCATTCGCTGGCCAAGGAAGCCGAGGCGCTGTTTACCCTGATCGGCCGTTTTGAAGTGGGACCTGCAGCGTGGTCTGGCGCCGCCCCGGCCCCTGTGGCCGCAAAGGCAAGTGGCGCCACCCCCGCCGCCTCTCCCGCCCGCCGCCTGATCAACAAGGTGACGGGGGCCTTCAACGGCAATGCGGCGGTGAAGTCCGAGCAGTGGGAAGATTTCTGA
- a CDS encoding DUF6065 family protein yields MKLSMLKPTAPKIRFLCRPEDKDVIAHPVRAKTVLPDWFRKLPPVDERQLSPHDSGLTVKRCMPFLDAMMAGWVIGLPASLRMEIADSGRTVNCGWDFDRVLVSNHARHQVSGNPREPLPPCKFHNYWTICTPPGWSCLFVPPLNRPNGIFEVVSGVVDTDTYRSEIHFPFFATGADGLYVLEKGTPIVQVIPFRRETTDLEGEIRSETEAERERRTMIMRNTQAADGWYRKFARAHR; encoded by the coding sequence ATGAAACTGTCAATGTTGAAGCCCACCGCGCCAAAGATCCGTTTCCTGTGCCGACCGGAGGACAAGGACGTCATTGCCCATCCCGTTCGCGCCAAGACGGTGCTTCCGGATTGGTTCCGAAAGCTGCCGCCGGTGGACGAACGCCAGTTGTCGCCCCATGACAGCGGTCTGACGGTCAAGCGCTGCATGCCGTTTCTCGATGCGATGATGGCGGGCTGGGTCATTGGTCTGCCCGCCTCGCTCCGGATGGAGATTGCCGATAGCGGTCGGACAGTCAATTGCGGCTGGGACTTCGACCGCGTTCTGGTCAGCAACCATGCCCGCCACCAGGTCAGCGGCAATCCTCGTGAGCCGCTTCCGCCCTGCAAGTTTCACAATTACTGGACCATCTGCACACCGCCTGGCTGGAGCTGTCTTTTTGTGCCGCCGCTCAATCGGCCCAATGGCATTTTCGAAGTGGTCTCCGGTGTCGTTGACACGGATACCTATCGGTCCGAGATCCATTTCCCCTTTTTCGCCACCGGTGCCGATGGCCTTTACGTTCTCGAAAAAGGCACGCCGATCGTTCAGGTCATCCCCTTCCGGCGCGAGACCACCGATCTTGAAGGCGAAATCCGCAGCGAAACCGAAGCGGAGCGGGAGCGGCGCACGATGATCATGCGCAACACCCAGGCAGCCGATGGCTGGTATCGGAAATTCGCCCGCGCACACCGCTGA
- a CDS encoding anti-sigma factor family protein — MTQMISDETLMAFADGELDAETSAMIESALEKDEALADRLALFLDSKALLATTMKPLIDEPLPPKLSLGVQDAIDKAVMAGHAADDTVIAFRPKPASAQPRSSGPAIAPSRASMALAASLAGILFGLAGFLAGRSAAPVMDSGVAALHAALSTLPSGTATELASGTSFSAIASFRDGDGHLCREYEVKAQDTQTTAIACHGPEGWQTRLALTNPLADGYVPASALETVESYLAALGAGEPLSLQEEADGIAALATK, encoded by the coding sequence ATGACACAGATGATTTCCGACGAAACCCTGATGGCCTTCGCCGATGGCGAACTGGACGCCGAGACAAGCGCCATGATCGAAAGCGCCCTGGAGAAAGACGAGGCCCTGGCGGATCGCCTGGCCCTGTTCCTCGACAGCAAGGCCCTGCTTGCAACGACCATGAAGCCGCTGATCGACGAGCCTCTGCCGCCAAAGCTTTCCCTTGGCGTACAGGACGCCATCGACAAGGCTGTCATGGCCGGTCATGCAGCCGATGACACCGTGATTGCCTTCCGGCCAAAGCCAGCCTCCGCGCAGCCCCGCTCATCCGGCCCCGCCATCGCGCCGTCACGCGCATCGATGGCGCTTGCCGCCTCGCTTGCCGGTATTCTGTTCGGACTTGCCGGTTTTCTGGCCGGCAGATCGGCGGCACCTGTGATGGATTCCGGCGTGGCCGCTCTCCATGCGGCTCTCTCGACACTGCCGTCCGGCACCGCGACGGAACTGGCGTCAGGCACGAGCTTCAGCGCGATTGCTAGCTTCCGCGATGGCGACGGGCATCTGTGCCGGGAATATGAGGTGAAAGCGCAAGACACACAGACAACGGCGATTGCCTGTCACGGTCCTGAGGGGTGGCAGACCCGGCTTGCGCTGACGAACCCGCTGGCGGACGGCTATGTGCCGGCTTCCGCGCTGGAAACCGTGGAATCTTATCTGGCCGCACTCGGTGCCGGCGAGCCGCTTTCCCTTCAGGAGGAAGCGGACGGCATCGCGGCCCTCGCCACGAAGTAA
- a CDS encoding YqaA family protein: MLSSLAAYVSLFAAAFLAATLVPAQSEALLVGLILGEAGPVALLVGVATLGNVLGSVVNWVLGLWVEHFKDRRWFPVSPAQLDRAARWYGRWGKWSLLASWVPIIGDPLTVMAGVLKVRFSTFLILVSIAKLGRYLVLAAATLGFT; encoded by the coding sequence TTGCTCTCTTCCCTTGCCGCCTATGTCAGCCTCTTCGCCGCGGCCTTTCTCGCCGCCACGCTTGTGCCTGCCCAGTCGGAGGCACTGCTCGTCGGGCTGATCCTGGGGGAGGCGGGGCCCGTTGCGCTTCTGGTTGGCGTTGCGACGCTCGGAAACGTGCTGGGCTCGGTGGTCAATTGGGTGCTCGGTCTCTGGGTCGAGCATTTCAAGGACCGTCGCTGGTTTCCGGTCAGCCCGGCGCAGCTTGACCGCGCCGCCCGCTGGTATGGCCGCTGGGGCAAGTGGTCCCTTCTGGCAAGCTGGGTGCCGATCATCGGCGATCCGCTGACGGTGATGGCCGGCGTCTTGAAAGTTCGGTTCTCGACCTTCCTGATCCTCGTCTCCATCGCCAAGCTCGGTCGTTATCTGGTGCTGGCAGCGGCGACCCTTGGCTTCACGTGA